From one Eucalyptus grandis isolate ANBG69807.140 chromosome 9, ASM1654582v1, whole genome shotgun sequence genomic stretch:
- the LOC104419500 gene encoding LOW QUALITY PROTEIN: translation initiation factor eIF-2B subunit delta (The sequence of the model RefSeq protein was modified relative to this genomic sequence to represent the inferred CDS: inserted 1 base in 1 codon), translating into MDPRRNPRSVSDPKVRQVGFFAPPPTASNRGPRPDLRRRVPPPAASAAAAAAAASISPSGNSLSPVMXPPPRHHSDNLALLSRPVLVPVPVPVSVPVSFPAATPSSYTAASDFSPTPTAATAALSSYAGKLAAAAGADGEPGDDVAMSPGRVGRGRVMASSVPASGLTTVSVVTMPPGITEKVGGASVEVQNERPANSKPQKEKMTKAERRALQEAQRAAKAAAKGEGSKAATAAPGAVSSEITKPIKVVKPSQKKSDSASVAPSEKKGPGGERPPEKERKKDVPHPRMQYDDESRVEKAKRKAVVKQTEARNRVQLFRHLPQYEHGSQLPDLESKFFQLDQMHPAVYKVGLQYLSGDVCGGNARCIAMLKAFQEVIKEYSTPLEKTLSRDLTTKINSYVSFFTECRPLSVSMGNAIRFLKSRIAKLPLTMSELEAKTTLQLDIDQFISEKIILADKVIVSHAVTKIRDGDVLLTYGSPSAVEMILLHAHELGKQFRVVVVDSRPKLEGQLLLRRLIGTGINCTYININAVSYIMHEVTRVFLGASAVLSNGTVYSRVGTACVAMVAHAFRVPVLVCCEAYKFHERVQLDSICSNELGDPDVIAKVPGREESIGWDSLPNSGNLQLLNLIYDATPSDYVSMIITDYGMVPPTSVPVIVREYRREHLWI; encoded by the exons ATGGACCCTCGGCGAAACCCTCGATCCGTCAGCGACCCGAAGGTCCGACAGGTCGGGTTCTTCGCCCCTCCCCCGACCGCTTCCAATCGGGGCCCCCGACCCGATCTCCGCCGCCGCGTCCCCCCGccggccgcctccgccgccgccgccgccgccgccgcctccatcTCCCCCTCCGGCAACTCCCTCTCCCCGGTCA ATCCCCCTCCCCGCCACCACTCCGACAACCTCGCCCTCCTCTCCCGCCCCGTCCTCGTCCCCGTCCCCGTCCCCGTCTCAGTCCCCGTCTCCTTCCCTGCCGCCACCCCCTCCAGCTACACCGCCGCCTCGGACTTCTCGCCCAcccccaccgccgccaccgccgccttaTCCTCGTACGCGGGGAAGCTCGCGGCCGCGGCGGGGGCCGACGGGGAGCCCGGCGACGACGTGGCCATGTCGCCGGGCCGGGTCGGGAGGGGGAGGGTGATGGCGAGCAGCGTGCCGGCGAGCGGGCTGACCACCGTGTCCGTCGTCACGATGCCTCCCGGTATTACTG AGAAAGTTGGGGGAGCCTCGGTGGAAGTGCAGAATGAGCGGCCTGCTAATTCAAAGCCCCAAAAGGAGAAAATGACAAAGGCTGAAAGGCGTGCTCTACAGGAGGCTCAGCGAGCTGCAAAAGCTGCTGCTAAAG GTGAAGGAAGTAAGGCTGCTACAGCTGCTCCTGGGGCTGTATCCTCCGAAATCACAAAGCCTATTAAAGTTGTAAAGCCTTCTCAAAAGAAGAGTGATAGTGCTTCAGTTGCACCTTCTGAGAAGAAGGGTCCTGGGGGTGAACGTCCtccagaaaaggaaagaaagaaagatgtcCCGCATCCACGCATGCAATACGATGACGAAAGCCGAGTGGAGAAGGCTAAAAGGAAAGCAGTAGTAAAACAAACCGAGGCTCGAAACCGAGTTCAATTGTTCAGGCATTTGCCCCAATATGAACATGGAAGTCAGCTTCCTGATCTTGAGTCAAAGTTTTTCCAACTTGATCAGATGCATCCAGCTGTATACAAG GTTGGTTTACAGTATTTATCTGGAGATGTATGTGGGGGTAATGCTCGTTGTATTGCCATGCTTAAAGCATTTCAAGAGGTGATTAAAGAATACTCAACCCCACTGGAGAAGACTTTAAGTCGAGACTTAACTACGAAAATCAATAGCTATGTTTCATTTTTCACTGAATGTCGGCCACTTTCAGTTAGCATGGGTAATGCCATTAGGTTTTTGAAAAGCCGAATTGCAAAGCTACCTTTGACTATGTCAGAGTTGGAGGCGAAAACGACTCTGCAGTTGGATATCGATCAATTTATAAGTGAGAAGATTATACTTGCAGACAAAGTCATCGTTAGCCATGCTGTTACAAAGATCCGGGATGGTGATGTGCTTCTTACATATGGATCACCTTCTGCAGTTGAAATGATACTATTACATGCTCATGAGCTGGGCAAACAGTTCCGTGTTGTGGTGGTGGACTCTCGTCCAAAGCTGGAAGGACAACTTTTACTTCGTAGGTTGATAGGAACGGGTATTAATTGTACATACATAAACATAAATGCTGTTTCTTACATCATGCATGAAGTTACTCGAGTATTTTTGGGCGCATCAGCAGTGTTATCAAATGGAACAGTATATTCACGCGTTGGGACTGCATGTGTTGCTATGGTTGCACATGCTTTCCGGGTACCGGTCTTGGTATGCTGTGAGGCATACAAATTTCACGAGAGGGTACAGCTTGATTCAATATGCTCTAATGAGCTCG GTGATCCAGATGTCATAGCAAAAGTTCCAGGTAGAGAAGAAAGCATCGGTTGGGATAGTTTGCCCAATAGTGGCAATCTTCAGCTTCTTAATCTGAT ATATGATGCAACTCCTTCAGATTATGTCTCTATGATAATAACTGATTATGGCATG GTCCCCCCAACAAGTGTGCCGGTCATTGTAAGAGAATATCGAAGGGAGCATCTATGGATATGA